Proteins from a genomic interval of Veillonellaceae bacterium:
- the fabK gene encoding enoyl-[acyl-carrier-protein] reductase FabK translates to MLKNKLCQLLNIKYPIMQGGMAWVATAELAAAVSNAGGLGVIGAGHMPPDALRKEIQKAKALTSNVFGVNIMLMSPFVKEVMQVVVEERVPVVTTGAGNPGEYIPALKEIGTKVIPVVASVALAKRLERIGVDAIIAEGWESGGHVGEVSTMALLPMVVDAVSIPVIAAGGIADSRGIVAALALGADGVQIGTRFVASSECTAHENYKQAVVKAKERSTVLTGVSTGHPVRVISNKLTREYLELEKGGVPEEELEKLGAGKLRAAVVDGDVDYGSVMIGQIAGLVDEIKTVDEIMQELVQGIPAVVDNINHIVQS, encoded by the coding sequence TTGCTTAAAAACAAACTTTGCCAGTTACTTAATATTAAATACCCCATAATGCAAGGGGGGATGGCTTGGGTTGCGACGGCTGAATTGGCCGCTGCTGTCTCGAATGCTGGAGGTCTTGGGGTTATCGGTGCCGGTCATATGCCACCTGATGCTCTAAGAAAAGAAATTCAAAAAGCTAAAGCATTGACATCGAATGTATTCGGTGTAAATATTATGCTTATGTCGCCTTTTGTTAAAGAAGTTATGCAAGTTGTTGTAGAGGAGAGAGTGCCGGTTGTTACAACTGGTGCTGGTAATCCCGGTGAATATATTCCGGCATTGAAAGAGATTGGTACCAAAGTTATTCCTGTAGTAGCTTCCGTGGCGTTGGCTAAAAGACTTGAGCGTATTGGTGTTGATGCCATAATTGCTGAAGGTTGGGAAAGCGGCGGTCATGTTGGTGAAGTTTCAACAATGGCATTGCTGCCAATGGTTGTAGACGCTGTAAGCATCCCAGTAATTGCTGCGGGCGGTATCGCTGATTCACGCGGCATTGTGGCTGCTTTAGCATTAGGTGCCGATGGTGTACAGATTGGAACTCGCTTTGTTGCTTCCAGTGAATGTACGGCTCATGAAAACTATAAACAAGCTGTGGTTAAAGCAAAAGAGCGTTCAACCGTACTGACTGGAGTTAGTACCGGACACCCCGTTCGAGTTATAAGTAATAAGCTGACACGCGAATATCTTGAATTGGAAAAAGGCGGCGTACCTGAAGAGGAATTAGAAAAGCTTGGAGCAGGCAAATTACGCGCCGCAGTCGTTGACGGTGATGTCGATTACGGCTCTGTTATGATAGGCCAAATTGCTGGTCTTGTTGATGAAATTAAAACAGTAGATGAAATTATGCAAGAACTGGTGCAAGGAATTCCCGCAGTAGTTGACAACATAAATCACATCGTCCAATCATAA
- a CDS encoding ketoacyl-ACP synthase III, with product MKANNAVGIIGLGYYVPEKVLTNFDLEKMVDTSDDWIVERTGIKQRHIADDATATSDLAVKAAEKALEDAGITADELDLIIVGTATPDMYFPSVACIIQDKLKATKAAAFDLSAGCSGFVYSLVTGSQFISAGLYKKVLVVGAETISKILDWTDRNTCVLFGDGAGAAVLSAVDDGYGILGVELGAEGAGGEHLKLPAGGSRLPASALTVSDKMHYVHMNGNEVFKFAIKVMGEAALKALETAGLSPEDVDCFIPHQANIRIIQSAAKRLKLPLDKVMINVDKYGNTSAASIPIALKEAVLCGKVKKDDTVVLVGFGAGLTWASCVIKWSKEDNTIA from the coding sequence ATGAAGGCGAATAATGCTGTAGGTATAATCGGTTTAGGGTATTATGTTCCTGAAAAAGTATTGACTAATTTTGATTTGGAAAAAATGGTTGATACTTCTGATGATTGGATAGTAGAACGCACAGGTATCAAACAGCGGCACATCGCGGATGATGCTACTGCAACTTCTGATTTAGCTGTGAAGGCAGCTGAAAAGGCATTGGAAGATGCTGGTATAACAGCTGACGAACTAGACTTAATCATTGTTGGTACAGCAACGCCAGATATGTATTTTCCTTCTGTGGCGTGTATAATACAAGATAAGCTAAAGGCTACTAAGGCAGCAGCGTTTGACCTGTCGGCTGGGTGTTCTGGTTTTGTCTATAGCCTCGTGACAGGAAGTCAGTTTATAAGTGCCGGACTTTATAAAAAAGTTCTTGTTGTAGGGGCTGAAACAATATCTAAGATTCTAGACTGGACTGACAGAAATACATGTGTACTCTTTGGCGATGGCGCAGGTGCTGCGGTATTGTCCGCTGTAGACGATGGATATGGCATCCTTGGTGTTGAGCTTGGTGCCGAAGGTGCAGGCGGTGAGCATTTAAAGCTTCCAGCAGGTGGTTCACGTCTGCCGGCGTCTGCCCTCACAGTATCTGATAAGATGCACTATGTACATATGAATGGCAATGAGGTTTTTAAATTTGCCATTAAGGTAATGGGGGAGGCTGCGCTAAAGGCGCTTGAAACTGCCGGCCTTTCGCCTGAAGACGTTGATTGCTTCATTCCGCATCAAGCAAATATTAGAATAATTCAATCTGCAGCTAAAAGACTGAAACTTCCGCTTGATAAAGTTATGATTAATGTTGATAAATATGGTAATACCTCAGCAGCATCAATACCTATTGCCCTAAAAGAAGCTGTTTTATGCGGCAAGGTTAAAAAAGACGATACAGTAGTTTTAGTAGGTTTCGGAGCTGGCCTGACTTGGGCTTCCTGCGTTATAAAATGGAGCAAGGAGGATAACACTATTGCTTAA
- the plsX gene encoding phosphate acyltransferase PlsX: MRVAVDTMGTDYGPLEIVLGCVEAAKEYKCEITLVGNENEILQALNRCGNWQSLGISVQHASEVIEMHEHPAVAIRKKKDSSIVVATRLVKDGVCDAVVSPGSTGAAVAAALFGLGRIKGIERPSIATPIPNLTGVTILLDSGANVDSKPKHLVQSAIMGSIYSKYIWGINKPRVGLLNIGEEETKGNEQALSTYPLLKQLNTVNFIGNVEGRDIPKGTVDVVVCDGFVGNVVLKLGEGLAGAIMQLLKDAIKNSSFITKMAAMLVLPVLKSLKKKLDYTEYGGAPLLGVEGGFIICHGSSKAKAIKNAIRVAKEFTEQKVVDHIREQIAREGILTNEGE, translated from the coding sequence ATGAGAGTTGCCGTTGATACTATGGGCACTGACTATGGGCCTCTGGAAATTGTGTTAGGTTGCGTTGAAGCGGCTAAAGAATATAAATGTGAAATTACTTTGGTAGGAAATGAAAACGAAATTTTACAAGCTCTAAATCGGTGCGGTAACTGGCAGTCGCTTGGGATTTCAGTTCAGCATGCAAGCGAAGTAATTGAAATGCACGAACATCCCGCCGTTGCGATTCGTAAAAAGAAAGACTCCTCAATTGTAGTAGCCACACGGTTAGTTAAAGATGGCGTGTGTGATGCCGTTGTTTCTCCCGGTAGTACTGGCGCTGCTGTAGCCGCTGCCTTATTTGGGTTAGGAAGAATAAAGGGAATTGAGCGTCCCTCTATTGCTACACCTATACCTAATTTAACAGGAGTAACAATTTTACTTGATTCAGGTGCTAATGTTGATAGTAAACCAAAGCACCTAGTTCAAAGTGCGATAATGGGTTCAATATACTCTAAGTATATTTGGGGCATTAATAAACCTAGAGTAGGTCTTTTAAATATCGGAGAAGAAGAGACGAAAGGCAATGAGCAGGCTCTCAGTACGTATCCTTTGCTCAAACAACTAAATACTGTAAACTTTATAGGAAATGTTGAAGGACGCGATATTCCTAAAGGTACAGTTGATGTGGTTGTTTGCGACGGTTTTGTCGGCAATGTAGTACTCAAGCTTGGTGAGGGCCTGGCCGGCGCGATAATGCAGTTATTAAAAGATGCAATTAAAAACAGCAGTTTTATTACAAAAATGGCAGCGATGTTAGTACTTCCGGTTCTTAAAAGTTTAAAAAAGAAGTTAGACTATACCGAGTACGGCGGAGCGCCGCTTTTAGGGGTAGAAGGCGGTTTTATAATATGTCACGGCAGTTCTAAAGCGAAAGCTATTAAAAATGCCATACGCGTTGCCAAAGAGTTCACTGAGCAGAAGGTAGTAGATCATATACGTGAACAAATAGCTAGGGAGGGGATTTTGACCAATGAAGGCGAATAA
- the fapR gene encoding transcription factor FapR — translation MARLQKKLRQKMLQEKINSSPFIRDEELAELLKVSVQTIRLDRLELGIPELRERTKQMAEIARKEPKTIASTDVVGELIDLELGKRAISIMTVTPEMVFEKIQIARGHHVFSQANSLALAVIDAPVAVTGVANIKYKVPIKKGEKLIAKAELVKKRGNKYFIWVKTRNEKQEVFRAKFIMVSLEE, via the coding sequence ATGGCGCGACTGCAAAAAAAACTACGCCAAAAAATGCTTCAAGAAAAAATTAATAGTTCGCCTTTTATCCGAGACGAAGAATTAGCTGAGTTGCTTAAAGTCAGCGTTCAAACTATCCGCTTGGATCGTCTTGAATTAGGTATACCTGAACTGCGTGAACGTACTAAACAAATGGCCGAGATAGCCCGTAAGGAACCAAAGACAATCGCTAGTACCGATGTAGTCGGTGAGCTGATTGATTTGGAGCTCGGCAAGAGAGCTATTTCAATCATGACTGTTACACCTGAAATGGTATTTGAGAAAATCCAGATTGCTCGTGGACATCATGTCTTCTCACAAGCTAATTCGCTTGCTTTGGCGGTAATTGATGCACCGGTGGCTGTAACCGGGGTAGCTAATATAAAATACAAGGTTCCTATAAAAAAAGGTGAAAAATTAATAGCCAAAGCGGAACTTGTAAAAAAAAGAGGCAATAAATATTTTATTTGGGTTAAAACTAGGAACGAAAAGCAGGAAGTGTTTCGGGCCAAATTTATAATGGTTTCACTGGAAGAATGA
- the rpmF gene encoding 50S ribosomal protein L32, with protein sequence MAVPKRKMSKARRDSRRANWKLSVPGFVECPQCHELKMPHRVCPDCGYYDGKEVVKAAE encoded by the coding sequence ATGGCAGTACCTAAGCGCAAAATGTCTAAAGCCCGCCGTGATAGCCGCCGTGCTAATTGGAAGTTATCGGTGCCTGGCTTTGTTGAATGCCCACAATGCCACGAACTGAAAATGCCGCATCGTGTTTGTCCTGATTGCGGATATTACGATGGTAAGGAAGTCGTAAAAGCAGCTGAATAA
- a CDS encoding DUF177 domain-containing protein: MMKINIQRVKDNIGATQNFRLCFSAADLFEESDSTWINDPIVAAGEIVNDGLRLKVSGVIEFTSNFECDRCLEKYTACSEIPFIEEFRETNKVSESDEINTYHGDEINISDLLRESIILAKPLKTVCKEGCQGLCPKCGTNLNISTCACEIGVIDPRLAALQQLLDKDDFHR; encoded by the coding sequence ATGATGAAAATTAACATCCAACGTGTCAAAGATAATATTGGAGCAACTCAAAATTTTCGCTTGTGTTTTTCCGCCGCTGATCTTTTTGAAGAAAGCGACAGCACTTGGATTAATGACCCTATTGTTGCTGCCGGGGAAATTGTAAATGACGGACTTCGCTTAAAAGTTAGCGGGGTTATTGAATTTACTTCAAACTTTGAGTGTGACCGTTGCCTAGAAAAATATACCGCCTGTTCTGAAATTCCTTTTATTGAAGAATTTCGGGAAACCAATAAAGTTAGTGAATCCGATGAGATCAATACCTATCATGGTGATGAGATCAATATCAGCGATTTGCTGCGCGAAAGCATTATTCTTGCTAAGCCGTTAAAGACGGTCTGTAAAGAAGGCTGCCAAGGTTTATGCCCGAAGTGCGGTACGAATTTAAATATCTCTACTTGTGCATGCGAGATAGGTGTGATTGATCCCAGGCTCGCAGCGCTACAGCAATTATTGGATAAAGATGATTTTCACCGTTAA
- a CDS encoding acetate kinase, which translates to MKVLVVNCGSSSLKYQLFDMTDESVLAKGLVERIGIEGSVLKHEPAGKDKVVINADIKNHSIAIKMVTEALTDKNHGVITDMIEISAVGHRVVHGAEKFASSVLITPEVMQALEECIEMAPLHNPPNILGINACAELMPGVEQVGVFDTAFHQTMPKHAFIYGLPYEAYEKYRIRRYGFHGTSHRFVSKVAADMMGKDIKDLKIITCHLGNGSSVAAVDGGKCIDTSMGLTPLEGLVMGTRCGDVDPAILPLLMKKENMDADQIDQYINKKSGVLGISGVSSDFRDIESAANEGNKRAQLALDMFAYRVRKYIGSYAAAMNGVDAIVFTAGLGENSSSMREAICSGIEYLGTKIDPVKNNVRGKATEISVDGAKVKLFIIPTNEELVIARDTKEICAK; encoded by the coding sequence GTGAAAGTTCTAGTTGTAAACTGTGGTAGCTCATCTCTTAAGTATCAATTATTTGATATGACCGATGAATCGGTCTTGGCTAAAGGTCTTGTCGAGCGTATTGGCATTGAGGGCTCGGTTTTAAAGCATGAGCCAGCCGGAAAAGACAAAGTTGTTATCAACGCTGACATTAAAAATCACAGCATCGCCATCAAAATGGTAACGGAGGCGTTGACGGACAAAAATCACGGTGTTATAACTGATATGATCGAAATTTCAGCTGTCGGCCATCGTGTTGTACATGGCGCAGAAAAGTTTGCGTCTTCGGTTCTTATTACCCCGGAAGTTATGCAAGCATTGGAAGAGTGCATAGAAATGGCACCGCTTCATAACCCGCCGAATATTCTTGGCATAAACGCTTGCGCTGAACTCATGCCCGGTGTAGAACAAGTTGGTGTGTTTGATACTGCTTTTCATCAAACAATGCCTAAACATGCTTTCATATATGGCCTGCCATATGAGGCTTATGAAAAGTATCGCATAAGAAGATATGGATTCCATGGAACTTCCCATCGTTTTGTATCTAAAGTTGCAGCAGATATGATGGGCAAAGATATTAAAGACTTAAAAATTATCACTTGCCACCTTGGCAATGGATCCAGTGTAGCAGCTGTTGATGGCGGCAAATGTATCGATACTAGCATGGGTCTAACACCACTTGAAGGCTTGGTAATGGGAACTCGCTGCGGCGATGTCGATCCTGCAATTCTGCCGCTCCTCATGAAAAAAGAAAACATGGACGCTGATCAAATCGACCAGTATATTAATAAAAAATCTGGTGTTCTTGGTATCTCGGGAGTATCAAGCGACTTCCGCGACATCGAGAGTGCAGCAAATGAAGGTAACAAACGCGCTCAATTAGCGTTGGATATGTTTGCTTACAGAGTTCGTAAATATATCGGAAGTTATGCTGCGGCTATGAACGGCGTTGACGCAATCGTCTTTACAGCTGGTCTTGGTGAGAACTCATCATCTATGCGTGAAGCAATATGTTCTGGTATTGAATACCTTGGCACTAAAATCGACCCCGTTAAAAATAACGTTCGCGGCAAAGCCACAGAAATCAGCGTAGACGGCGCTAAAGTTAAACTATTTATAATTCCTACTAATGAAGAGCTTGTAATTGCGCGCGATACTAAAGAAATCTGCGCAAAATAG
- a CDS encoding nucleotidyltransferase — MNTVGLIVEYNPFHNGHQWHIERARQATGCKYVIGVMSGNFVQRGEPAVFDKWKRAEMAVKSGVDLIIELPTVFAVRSAQFFAEGAVRLLSSLGLVTHLCFGAESPDIQTLNIMADASSNEQNIAKMQLLMKDGISYAAALGSVIEKQCSIQLESIASPNNILAVEYLKAIRKFAPQLIPMPILRKHSRYHDTEINAPLASATAVRREIITKRTITTKAEQAMPQDTAKIVGQCLNEGRGPVTFSAFEKPILAQLRLLTLKQIEDLPEVSEGLHNKISDAVLKATSIEQLLTIIKSRRYPYTRLQRILIHALVGITKTDISTFDETGPLYARVLAFNACGRQILKKMTETASIPSIIKTAAHLNSKQRSIGNLTPFERMLAIDTLATDLYVLGMPNPNLSHGGWDFRCSPQYIHHY; from the coding sequence ATGAATACCGTTGGACTTATTGTTGAATATAACCCATTTCATAACGGACATCAGTGGCATATCGAAAGAGCGAGACAAGCGACAGGTTGCAAATACGTTATTGGTGTTATGAGCGGAAATTTCGTTCAACGTGGCGAACCCGCTGTTTTTGATAAATGGAAACGCGCTGAAATGGCAGTAAAATCCGGTGTCGATCTTATTATTGAACTCCCAACAGTCTTTGCAGTACGAAGCGCCCAGTTCTTTGCTGAAGGTGCCGTGCGCCTCTTATCCTCGCTTGGTTTGGTAACTCATCTTTGTTTTGGCGCTGAATCCCCAGATATTCAAACTTTAAATATTATGGCCGATGCTAGCAGCAATGAACAAAATATAGCAAAAATGCAGTTGTTAATGAAAGACGGAATTAGCTACGCTGCCGCACTAGGATCAGTTATTGAAAAACAATGCTCTATTCAACTTGAATCCATAGCATCGCCTAATAATATCCTGGCTGTTGAATATTTGAAAGCTATTAGAAAATTCGCGCCACAGCTTATTCCAATGCCAATTCTCAGAAAACATTCCCGCTATCATGACACTGAGATAAATGCCCCCTTGGCCAGCGCCACCGCCGTCAGAAGGGAGATTATCACAAAGCGGACTATAACTACCAAGGCAGAGCAAGCTATGCCGCAAGACACTGCGAAAATTGTTGGTCAATGTTTAAATGAAGGACGAGGCCCGGTAACATTTTCAGCGTTCGAAAAACCCATTTTAGCGCAATTACGTTTACTTACCCTTAAACAAATAGAAGATTTGCCTGAAGTGTCTGAAGGACTACACAATAAAATCAGCGACGCAGTGCTCAAGGCGACAAGCATAGAACAACTCCTCACCATAATAAAAAGTCGACGTTATCCTTATACTCGTCTGCAGCGAATTCTTATTCACGCTTTAGTTGGTATTACAAAAACCGACATATCCACCTTCGACGAAACTGGTCCGCTTTATGCCAGGGTGTTAGCTTTTAATGCATGCGGCCGTCAGATACTGAAAAAGATGACAGAGACAGCATCCATTCCCAGTATAATAAAAACTGCAGCCCACCTTAACAGCAAACAACGCTCAATCGGCAATCTAACACCGTTTGAGCGTATGCTGGCAATCGACACTCTAGCTACCGACTTATACGTATTAGGAATGCCCAATCCTAACTTGAGCCATGGTGGATGGGATTTTCGCTGTTCACCGCAGTACATTCATCACTATTAA
- a CDS encoding patatin family protein, which produces MRLKIGLALGSGGLRGLAHVGVLKVLERENIPIDFIAGCSIGSMIGALYCAGHSPDTIVKLAKHLKPRYWLDFVIPKLGIISGDKVLNTISLLTQQKKFSDLNIPLAIVATEINYGREVIFTEGDVAQAVRASTSVPGVFVPHKIGDMMLVDGAVLNPTPIDIARSMGADVVIAVDLAHAGVVCNITNVFDVLIQSIDIMERELLKRRHKNCDILIQPDIAHISPSSFEAIDECVRLGEEAASNMMPEIKRIINSDECTAVNSENPIHHGSS; this is translated from the coding sequence ATGAGGTTAAAGATAGGTTTAGCTCTTGGTTCTGGTGGTTTGCGTGGTCTCGCCCATGTCGGTGTTTTAAAAGTTTTAGAACGCGAGAATATTCCTATTGATTTTATAGCTGGCTGCAGTATAGGCAGTATGATTGGCGCGCTTTATTGTGCCGGACATAGTCCGGATACTATTGTTAAATTGGCAAAGCATCTTAAACCAAGATATTGGCTGGATTTTGTCATACCTAAGCTTGGGATAATCTCGGGTGATAAAGTCCTTAACACCATTAGCCTTTTAACCCAGCAAAAAAAGTTTTCGGACCTTAATATACCATTAGCAATTGTCGCAACTGAAATCAACTATGGACGGGAAGTTATTTTTACTGAGGGAGATGTAGCTCAGGCCGTACGAGCGAGTACATCAGTACCCGGGGTATTTGTTCCGCACAAAATTGGTGATATGATGTTGGTCGATGGTGCTGTATTAAACCCAACACCCATTGATATAGCAAGATCAATGGGTGCAGATGTTGTGATAGCTGTCGATTTGGCTCATGCAGGGGTTGTTTGTAATATTACAAATGTATTTGATGTACTCATTCAATCCATTGACATCATGGAACGTGAGCTTTTAAAACGTCGTCATAAAAATTGTGATATTTTGATACAGCCTGATATTGCCCATATATCACCAAGCTCATTTGAAGCTATTGATGAATGCGTAAGACTGGGTGAGGAGGCGGCCAGCAATATGATGCCGGAGATCAAACGGATAATTAATAGTGATGAATGTACTGCGGTGAACAGCGAAAATCCCATCCACCATGGCTCAAGTTAG
- the ylbJ gene encoding sporulation integral membrane protein YlbJ, producing the protein MRLFDRGKRYRSRLLAYFMAFGTVFIVVTMVKFPKDAFDSAIMGLNLWWNIVFPSLLPFFILSEILMGLGVVHFIGVLLEPLMRPLFNVPGVGAFAMSMGLASGYPMDAVITCKFRKNQLCSAVEAERLLSFTNTADPLFMVGAVAVGMFGMPELGITIALAHYISSFLVGIIFRFHGLNRDRYETPKRNTEQKGNIIVRAFRALYNARQEDKRSLNQLLGDSVKSSMNTILLIGGFIILFSVFLRILSVVGVTAFLGTFFAACLSTFGLSESLSPALVSGLFELDLGAMAASQADAPLIEKVAIVSAIIAWSGLCVHGQVASIVIESGIRMTPYMVARFLHALLAALLTVVLCEPAQSAAKVFTMPVMLNMGNTNTLAFWLARLEQIGYQLIILTAILITVSIAIHITRSLYFYIKR; encoded by the coding sequence ATGAGGCTTTTTGACAGAGGCAAACGTTATCGTTCTCGCCTCCTGGCATACTTCATGGCGTTTGGCACTGTCTTTATCGTCGTAACGATGGTGAAATTTCCGAAAGATGCATTTGACTCAGCAATTATGGGACTTAATCTTTGGTGGAATATCGTCTTTCCATCACTATTGCCCTTCTTCATTCTATCCGAAATTTTAATGGGATTAGGGGTGGTCCACTTTATTGGAGTTCTTCTAGAACCTTTAATGCGTCCACTCTTTAATGTTCCCGGTGTCGGCGCATTCGCAATGTCAATGGGCCTCGCATCTGGTTATCCAATGGATGCAGTAATAACTTGCAAATTCCGCAAAAATCAACTATGCAGCGCGGTCGAAGCCGAGCGCCTTTTGTCTTTTACTAACACTGCCGACCCGTTGTTCATGGTTGGCGCCGTCGCTGTCGGTATGTTTGGCATGCCAGAATTAGGCATAACAATTGCATTAGCTCACTACATATCAAGTTTCTTAGTAGGCATAATTTTCCGTTTTCACGGCCTGAATCGGGATAGGTATGAGACTCCCAAAAGGAATACTGAGCAAAAAGGCAACATTATCGTTCGCGCCTTTCGCGCTCTATACAATGCCCGCCAAGAAGATAAGCGATCACTAAATCAACTGCTCGGCGATTCTGTCAAAAGCTCAATGAATACTATTTTGCTTATTGGCGGTTTTATTATATTGTTCTCGGTTTTCTTGCGCATCCTATCGGTTGTTGGTGTAACTGCTTTTCTAGGTACTTTCTTTGCTGCTTGCCTCAGCACGTTTGGCCTAAGCGAAAGTCTATCCCCAGCTTTGGTTAGCGGATTATTTGAACTTGACCTAGGTGCTATGGCTGCCAGCCAGGCCGATGCCCCGCTTATTGAAAAAGTTGCGATTGTCAGCGCGATAATCGCATGGAGCGGACTTTGTGTGCATGGTCAAGTAGCTAGCATCGTAATAGAGTCAGGCATTAGAATGACACCTTACATGGTTGCCAGATTCTTGCATGCATTATTGGCAGCTCTACTTACAGTTGTATTATGTGAACCCGCCCAAAGTGCAGCAAAAGTGTTTACAATGCCAGTAATGCTTAATATGGGAAATACAAACACTCTTGCTTTTTGGCTAGCAAGATTAGAGCAAATCGGTTACCAGTTAATAATCTTGACAGCAATCTTAATAACGGTATCAATCGCTATTCATATTACCAGAAGTTTGTATTTTTATATAAAAAGATAA
- a CDS encoding ATP synthase F0 subunit B gives MSIDEILEELENLLIDASRVPFTNKRIVEEDDLARIIDDLREALPSDIAEAKRIISERKRILDDAHKEGQNIIDQAKNYVMKLTDENVITQQAQESASGIIAEAQKSARSLQSDAVGYADDVFKHLEANLERALEVVRAGHNELYQQSQQNQKNQAS, from the coding sequence ATGAGTATTGATGAGATTTTAGAAGAACTGGAAAATCTGCTTATTGATGCATCGAGGGTTCCCTTTACCAATAAAAGGATTGTCGAAGAAGATGATCTGGCAAGAATTATCGATGATTTACGTGAAGCGCTACCTAGTGATATAGCTGAGGCAAAGCGTATTATTAGCGAACGCAAACGCATTTTGGATGACGCCCATAAAGAAGGGCAAAATATAATTGATCAAGCAAAAAATTACGTTATGAAACTTACCGATGAGAATGTAATTACCCAACAAGCGCAAGAGAGCGCCAGCGGTATAATCGCTGAGGCTCAAAAATCAGCCCGCAGTCTACAAAGTGACGCAGTTGGCTATGCAGATGATGTTTTTAAGCATTTAGAGGCTAATCTAGAGAGGGCGCTAGAAGTTGTTCGCGCCGGCCATAATGAGCTTTATCAGCAAAGTCAGCAAAATCAAAAAAATCAAGCATCATAA
- the coaD gene encoding pantetheine-phosphate adenylyltransferase, whose translation MRIGICPGSFDPVTNGHIDVFERASTMFDELIVAVFHNPSKKPLFNMAERVYLLEESTKHLKNVRIDSFSGLLNVYVKQQNSKIIVRGLRALIDFEYEFQRALLIKKVDPDIETVFMMTSSEYSFLSSSGVKELAQFGGCIKGLVPECVEIEMKKRYQTS comes from the coding sequence GTGCGAATTGGAATATGTCCCGGTAGTTTCGATCCAGTAACAAATGGTCATATTGATGTTTTTGAGCGAGCAAGTACAATGTTTGATGAGCTCATTGTTGCCGTTTTTCATAATCCTAGTAAAAAACCCCTTTTTAATATGGCTGAAAGGGTTTACTTATTAGAAGAATCGACTAAGCATCTTAAGAATGTTCGTATTGATTCATTTTCTGGCTTGCTTAACGTCTATGTTAAGCAGCAGAATTCAAAAATAATTGTTAGGGGTCTACGGGCGTTAATCGATTTTGAATATGAATTCCAGAGAGCCTTATTAATAAAAAAAGTTGACCCAGATATTGAAACAGTGTTTATGATGACTAGTAGTGAGTATTCTTTTTTAAGTTCAAGTGGTGTCAAAGAATTGGCGCAATTTGGCGGATGCATAAAAGGGTTAGTCCCGGAATGTGTCGAAATTGAGATGAAAAAGCGTTATCAAACTTCATGA
- the rsmD gene encoding 16S rRNA (guanine(966)-N(2))-methyltransferase RsmD, producing MRIITGSAKGTRLKTPRGMETRPTSDRVKESVFNILGPFIANTNVLDLFAGTGNLGLEALSRGAASALFIDKSSASVNLVRDNIDLTKFNDRAVVLKSDVFYGLDWLIKENKRFELIFCDPPYNKGLVEMVLTKIDTSNILSVEGIIVVEHSNHEQIRGEFNQLKVKRTEKYGETLVSFLTL from the coding sequence ATGCGAATAATTACCGGTAGCGCCAAGGGGACACGGCTAAAAACGCCACGCGGGATGGAAACGCGACCGACTAGTGACCGTGTTAAAGAGTCTGTATTTAATATTTTAGGGCCATTCATAGCTAACACTAATGTACTAGACTTGTTTGCCGGAACTGGAAATCTAGGGCTTGAAGCCTTAAGTCGAGGTGCTGCATCAGCTTTGTTTATTGATAAAAGTTCGGCAAGCGTAAACTTAGTTCGCGACAACATTGATCTTACTAAATTTAATGATAGAGCAGTGGTTTTAAAAAGTGATGTGTTTTATGGTCTAGACTGGCTAATTAAGGAAAACAAGCGCTTTGAACTGATTTTTTGTGATCCGCCTTATAATAAAGGCCTTGTTGAAATGGTACTAACCAAAATTGATACCAGCAATATTTTGTCGGTAGAAGGTATCATTGTAGTAGAACATTCGAATCATGAGCAAATAAGGGGAGAGTTTAACCAACTTAAAGTAAAAAGGACCGAAAAATACGGCGAGACATTAGTTAGTTTTCTCACCTTATGA